A single window of Halobacterium jilantaiense DNA harbors:
- a CDS encoding DEAD/DEAH box helicase produces MTDTNHSHHPDDTVVDADTVINSFPRQSLSADSEFIQTIERPARPANTTPTDSVLRATLADQYPFELFSHQAEALTALADGENVTVTTSTSSGKTHIYALQIARNLLDAGVLNPDGSRAAEQNNASTALCVYPMKALTKDQKQALNDLYDDLGLDIRVRIYDGDTTGDRRAIREEADVILTNFAGLNVYLEHHDKWSRFYSALDLVAIDESHTYTGIEGMHVAWILRRMQRVADYWGSTPQYVLTSATIGNPHAHSQELINQPVTVIDDDGSPHGPRDIILWNPPPRDQTQAADPHKDVVEFPDEDSTTSDTDAAEETDNDEAETFVAERVPASIEAPRIFSHLTANDIRTLLFCPSRKLTELSVQRTNKHRQANTSDYDTSKTPSIEAYNAGLGRHTRHSREHEFKAGALTGLATTNALELGIDIGSLDATVLMGYPGQRQAFWQRIGRAGREASRSLAVLVGDHRTIDQYIINNPDYLLENDVENAVIDTSNNAVFATHVLAAADEIALDETDSDAFASEERLRNAVQMWREAGYIEGYLDAAAHYAGPSRPQTRVNLYGTSDTDYQFKLADNVDPTGWGLGDGLDLESVEQNRAYRDYHEGAVRLLNGQQFEVTAINEDRPQPIIELEPVDRDYYTRTRSKVNVLDADTEKTRDINGFTLHFGRGTVLVHHHAYDQMYIESSQPKTQALPTDVPPILMDTQLCWVEVPDTIETALIHKYQDYGVETGVDPETAGMAHLGYIAGLHAAEHATIQTAPLELRVDKNDLGGLATLVMDTHYSHPDYDDITDTLNESFQAATNAIEQRTHELDGTRSSGWFIYDGVDGGLGFAHAIYNNFEALAERARDQLRDCHCGQPNGCPACTFDEHCGNDNKPLLRASAIDVLNQLLGDDTRGDLAEHIPDDEHGGDRRPVVFYS; encoded by the coding sequence ATGACAGACACCAACCACTCCCACCACCCAGACGACACAGTAGTCGACGCCGATACAGTCATCAACAGTTTCCCCCGCCAGAGCCTCTCCGCGGACTCCGAGTTCATCCAAACGATTGAACGCCCAGCACGACCAGCCAACACCACCCCAACAGACTCAGTACTACGGGCGACACTCGCCGATCAGTACCCATTCGAGCTGTTCAGCCATCAAGCCGAAGCCCTCACCGCACTCGCCGACGGTGAGAATGTGACGGTCACGACCTCAACATCCAGCGGGAAAACCCACATCTACGCCCTCCAAATCGCGCGGAATCTCCTCGATGCGGGCGTTCTCAACCCGGATGGTTCGCGGGCAGCCGAACAGAACAACGCCTCGACAGCGCTGTGCGTGTACCCAATGAAAGCGCTGACGAAAGACCAGAAGCAAGCCCTCAACGACCTCTACGACGACCTCGGACTGGACATCCGCGTCCGCATCTACGACGGCGACACAACAGGCGACCGACGGGCAATTCGGGAGGAAGCCGACGTGATCCTCACGAACTTCGCGGGCCTCAACGTCTACCTCGAACACCACGACAAGTGGAGTCGCTTTTACAGCGCACTTGACCTCGTCGCCATCGACGAATCACACACCTACACAGGCATCGAAGGTATGCACGTCGCGTGGATTCTCCGCCGCATGCAGCGCGTCGCCGACTACTGGGGCAGCACCCCACAGTACGTCCTCACCTCCGCCACCATCGGCAACCCCCACGCCCACTCCCAAGAACTCATCAATCAGCCCGTCACCGTCATCGATGACGACGGCTCTCCACATGGCCCCCGAGACATCATCCTCTGGAACCCCCCGCCACGCGACCAAACACAAGCAGCAGACCCCCACAAAGACGTCGTCGAATTCCCCGACGAAGACTCCACAACCAGTGACACAGACGCCGCCGAGGAGACGGACAACGACGAAGCTGAGACGTTTGTCGCAGAGCGAGTGCCGGCAAGCATCGAAGCACCGCGAATATTCAGTCACCTCACCGCCAACGACATTCGCACGCTCCTGTTCTGCCCGAGCCGGAAACTCACCGAACTCAGCGTCCAACGCACCAACAAACACCGCCAAGCAAACACCAGCGACTACGACACGTCGAAAACACCCTCCATCGAAGCATACAATGCCGGCCTCGGCCGTCACACCCGCCACAGCCGCGAACACGAATTCAAAGCCGGCGCACTCACCGGGCTCGCCACTACAAACGCCCTTGAGCTGGGCATCGACATCGGGTCACTCGATGCCACCGTCCTCATGGGGTATCCCGGGCAACGGCAAGCGTTCTGGCAGCGCATCGGTCGGGCCGGCCGCGAAGCCAGTCGCAGCCTCGCCGTCCTCGTCGGCGACCACCGCACCATCGACCAATACATCATCAACAATCCCGACTACCTCCTAGAGAACGACGTCGAAAATGCCGTTATCGACACCTCGAACAACGCCGTATTCGCCACTCACGTCCTCGCCGCCGCCGACGAAATCGCCCTCGACGAAACAGACAGCGACGCCTTCGCCAGCGAAGAGCGACTCCGGAACGCCGTCCAGATGTGGCGCGAAGCCGGCTACATCGAAGGGTATCTGGATGCCGCCGCCCATTACGCCGGTCCCAGCCGCCCGCAAACGCGGGTCAACCTCTACGGAACCAGCGACACCGACTACCAGTTCAAACTTGCCGACAATGTCGATCCCACTGGCTGGGGGCTCGGCGATGGCCTCGACTTAGAATCCGTCGAACAGAACCGCGCCTACCGCGACTACCACGAAGGCGCAGTCCGCCTGCTGAACGGTCAACAGTTCGAAGTCACCGCCATCAACGAGGACCGCCCACAACCAATCATCGAACTCGAACCCGTCGACCGCGACTACTACACCCGAACACGAAGCAAAGTCAACGTCCTCGACGCAGACACCGAAAAGACACGAGACATCAACGGATTCACACTCCATTTCGGCCGCGGCACCGTCCTCGTCCATCACCACGCCTACGACCAGATGTACATCGAGAGCAGCCAACCCAAAACCCAAGCCCTCCCCACAGACGTCCCACCAATCCTCATGGACACCCAGCTCTGCTGGGTTGAAGTCCCCGACACCATCGAAACCGCACTCATCCACAAATACCAGGACTACGGCGTCGAAACCGGTGTCGATCCAGAAACCGCCGGCATGGCCCACCTCGGCTACATCGCCGGTCTCCACGCCGCCGAACACGCAACCATTCAGACCGCTCCACTGGAACTCCGCGTCGACAAAAACGACCTCGGTGGCCTCGCCACACTCGTCATGGACACGCACTACAGCCACCCCGACTACGACGACATCACCGACACACTCAACGAATCCTTCCAAGCCGCCACCAACGCCATCGAACAACGCACCCACGAACTCGACGGCACCCGCTCCTCCGGGTGGTTCATCTACGACGGCGTCGACGGCGGGCTCGGCTTCGCCCACGCCATCTACAATAACTTCGAAGCCCTCGCCGAACGCGCCCGCG